A section of the Mycobacterium sp. 3519A genome encodes:
- the eccCa gene encoding type VII secretion protein EccCa, with product MTTKKFTPIIKRGPRLTPGEITVTPPDDLGIEIPPSGIQKALPWVMGGGMLGMIAIMIFTGIRQLSPYMLMMPLMMVMATVGFMAGGGPGGKRVPEINADRKEYLRYLAGLRTRVTSSAAAQVTFFNYHAPHPEDLLSLIGTNRQWSRQVNADFYAATRIGIGSEPAVDRLLKPAVGGELAGPQGAPQAHLEPVSHMWVTKFLRTHGLIHDCPKLVQLRTFPTIAIGGDAAGAAGLLRAMICHLAVFHPPDLLQLRVLTDNPEDPDWAWLKWLPHVAHQTDTDAAGPTRLVFTRPDGLSDLTARGPHTADSVPSGPYVVVVDLTGGRAGFPVDGRAGVTVITLGNHRGSVYRIRVDADSTADDRLPNQTFRLVTSVADSMTPAQAGRVARKLAGWSITGTIIDKSVRVHKKVATEWHQIVGAQTVEEVTPARWRMFTDTDRDRLRIPFGHELKTGEVMHLDIKEGAEFGAGPHGMLIGTTGSGKSEFLRTLILSLAATHHPDQVNLLLTDFKGGSTFLGMEKLPHTAAVVTNMEEEAELVSRMGEVLTGELDRRQSILRQAGMQVGAAGALSGVAEYEKHRERGAELPPLPTLFVVVDEFAELLQNHPDFIGLFDRICRVGRSLRVHLLLATQSLNTGGVRIDKLEPNLTYRIALRTTSSAESKAVIGTPEAQYITNKESGVGFLRVGMEDPVKFQSVWTGVNYEPAAPVEDNGEVRPRAQTDGRLRIHQFTAAPIFDTAVSS from the coding sequence ATGACGACGAAGAAGTTCACGCCGATCATCAAGCGCGGACCGCGGTTGACGCCGGGCGAGATCACCGTCACCCCGCCTGACGATCTCGGCATCGAGATCCCACCCTCGGGTATCCAGAAGGCGCTGCCGTGGGTGATGGGCGGCGGCATGCTCGGGATGATCGCGATCATGATCTTCACCGGCATCCGTCAACTGTCGCCGTACATGCTGATGATGCCCCTGATGATGGTGATGGCCACCGTCGGCTTCATGGCCGGCGGCGGACCCGGCGGCAAGCGAGTACCCGAGATCAACGCCGACCGCAAGGAATACCTGCGCTATCTGGCCGGCCTTCGGACGCGAGTCACGTCGTCTGCTGCCGCGCAGGTGACATTCTTCAATTACCACGCACCGCATCCCGAGGACCTGCTGTCGCTGATCGGCACCAACCGGCAGTGGTCGCGGCAGGTCAACGCCGACTTCTACGCGGCCACCCGCATCGGCATCGGCTCGGAGCCTGCAGTCGACCGGCTGTTGAAGCCCGCCGTCGGCGGTGAGCTGGCGGGCCCGCAAGGGGCACCGCAAGCGCACCTCGAGCCGGTCAGCCACATGTGGGTGACGAAGTTCCTGCGCACCCACGGCCTCATCCACGACTGCCCGAAGCTCGTTCAGCTGCGGACCTTTCCGACGATCGCGATCGGCGGTGACGCGGCGGGCGCCGCCGGGTTGCTGCGCGCGATGATCTGCCACCTCGCGGTATTCCATCCGCCGGATCTGCTCCAACTGCGGGTCCTCACAGACAACCCGGAGGACCCGGACTGGGCGTGGCTGAAGTGGCTGCCGCACGTCGCGCATCAGACCGACACCGACGCCGCTGGGCCCACCCGGTTGGTGTTCACCCGCCCCGACGGATTGAGCGATCTGACCGCCCGCGGACCGCATACCGCCGACTCGGTGCCGAGCGGACCCTACGTCGTCGTCGTCGACTTGACCGGTGGCAGAGCGGGATTCCCGGTCGACGGACGGGCCGGCGTCACCGTGATCACGCTGGGCAACCACCGCGGTTCGGTGTATCGGATCCGCGTCGACGCCGACAGCACGGCCGACGACAGGCTGCCCAATCAAACGTTCCGGCTCGTCACCAGCGTGGCCGACTCGATGACACCGGCACAGGCGGGCCGGGTGGCCCGCAAGCTGGCGGGCTGGTCGATCACCGGCACCATCATCGACAAGAGCGTGCGGGTGCACAAGAAGGTCGCCACCGAGTGGCACCAGATTGTCGGCGCGCAGACGGTCGAGGAAGTGACGCCTGCCAGGTGGCGGATGTTCACCGACACCGACCGGGACCGGTTGCGGATCCCGTTCGGCCACGAACTCAAGACCGGCGAAGTGATGCACCTCGACATCAAGGAGGGCGCGGAATTCGGCGCCGGCCCGCACGGAATGCTGATCGGCACAACGGGTTCCGGTAAGTCCGAGTTCCTGCGCACGCTGATCCTGTCCCTGGCGGCCACCCATCACCCCGACCAGGTCAACCTGCTGCTCACCGACTTCAAGGGCGGATCGACGTTCCTCGGTATGGAGAAGCTGCCGCACACCGCGGCCGTCGTCACCAACATGGAAGAGGAAGCCGAACTGGTCAGCCGGATGGGCGAGGTGCTCACCGGTGAACTGGACCGCCGCCAGTCGATCCTGCGGCAGGCGGGTATGCAGGTCGGCGCCGCGGGCGCACTGTCCGGGGTGGCCGAATACGAGAAGCACCGCGAGCGGGGTGCCGAGCTGCCGCCGCTGCCAACGCTTTTCGTCGTCGTCGACGAGTTCGCCGAACTGCTGCAGAACCACCCCGACTTCATCGGCCTGTTCGACCGCATCTGCCGTGTCGGCCGGTCGCTGCGGGTGCACCTGCTGCTGGCCACCCAGTCGCTGAACACCGGCGGTGTGCGGATCGACAAGCTCGAACCGAACCTGACATACCGTATCGCGTTGCGCACCACCAGTTCTGCCGAGTCGAAGGCCGTGATCGGCACGCCAGAGGCGCAATACATCACGAACAAGGAGAGCGGCGTCGGGTTCCTGCGGGTCGGCATGGAAGACCCGGTCAAGTTTCAGAGCGTGTGGACCGGGGTCAACTACGAACCGGCGGCACCGGTCGAAGACAACGGGGAGGTCCGACCCCGTGCGCAGACCGACGGCCGGTTGCGCATCCATCAGTTCACCGCGGCCCCGATCTTCGATACGGCGGTGAGCTCATGA
- the eccB gene encoding type VII secretion protein EccB, whose translation MASFRLTTKVQVSGWRFLLRRVEHAIVRRDTRMFDDPLQFYSRSVSAGIVIAVLICLGAGLLAYFKPLGKRGGDTLLVDRSTNQLYVVMPGTGQLRPVYNLTSARLVLGNANSPVAVKSDELNKMPKGQPIGIPGAPYATPVGGAASTWTLCDTVTKPDSVAPTVETSVIIQSLRLDSSVGPMRPDQGVLVSYKDNDWLVTNDGRHAIDLADRAVTSAVGIPVTAKATPISEGLYNALPNAGPWQLPDVPAAGAPNTVGLPPNLVIGSVFTTVGDSGEQHYVVLPDGVAKVNDTTAAALRATNSFGLIAPPSVESSIVAKIPERVYTSPLPDKPMDILLREDAPSMCWAWQREPGDQAPKTTVISGRHLPIPASAMTTGIKQIDGTSTVYIDGGQFIRLQSPDPRYGESLYYIDPQGVRYGLPDEETAKTLGLIGPKTAPWQVVSLLVDGPVLSKQAALLEHDTLPADPDPRKIEGAQPAGASVGGG comes from the coding sequence ATGGCAAGTTTCCGGCTCACCACCAAGGTGCAAGTCAGCGGCTGGCGATTCCTGCTGCGCCGGGTCGAGCACGCGATCGTGCGGCGCGACACCAGGATGTTCGACGACCCGCTGCAGTTCTACAGCCGTTCGGTGTCGGCGGGCATCGTCATCGCGGTGTTGATATGCCTCGGCGCTGGCCTGCTGGCGTACTTCAAGCCGCTCGGAAAGCGGGGCGGCGACACGCTTTTGGTGGACCGCAGCACCAACCAGCTGTACGTGGTGATGCCGGGCACGGGACAACTGCGGCCGGTGTACAACCTGACATCGGCCCGGTTGGTCCTCGGCAACGCCAACAGTCCGGTGGCGGTGAAGTCCGACGAGCTGAACAAGATGCCGAAGGGCCAGCCGATCGGAATTCCCGGCGCGCCGTACGCCACCCCGGTCGGCGGCGCTGCGTCGACGTGGACGTTGTGCGACACCGTCACCAAACCCGACAGCGTCGCTCCGACGGTGGAGACGTCGGTGATCATCCAGTCACTGCGCCTCGACAGCTCGGTCGGCCCGATGCGGCCCGATCAGGGCGTGCTGGTGTCGTACAAGGACAACGACTGGCTGGTCACCAACGACGGCAGGCACGCGATCGACCTCGCCGACCGTGCCGTCACCTCGGCCGTGGGCATTCCGGTCACCGCCAAGGCCACCCCGATCTCCGAAGGGCTGTACAACGCGTTGCCGAACGCGGGTCCGTGGCAGCTACCGGACGTACCCGCGGCGGGCGCGCCGAATACCGTTGGCCTGCCGCCCAATCTGGTGATCGGGTCGGTGTTCACCACGGTGGGTGATTCGGGTGAACAGCATTACGTGGTGCTGCCCGACGGGGTGGCGAAGGTCAACGACACCACCGCGGCAGCCCTGCGCGCCACCAATTCGTTCGGACTGATCGCGCCGCCCTCGGTGGAGTCCAGCATCGTCGCGAAGATCCCAGAGCGGGTGTACACCTCGCCGCTGCCGGACAAACCGATGGACATTCTGCTTCGCGAGGATGCACCGTCGATGTGCTGGGCATGGCAGCGCGAACCGGGTGACCAGGCGCCGAAGACCACCGTGATCAGCGGCCGCCACCTGCCGATCCCGGCGTCGGCGATGACCACCGGCATCAAGCAGATCGACGGCACCTCAACGGTTTACATCGACGGCGGGCAGTTCATCCGGCTGCAGTCACCGGATCCCAGGTACGGCGAGAGCCTCTATTACATCGACCCGCAGGGCGTGCGCTACGGGCTGCCCGATGAGGAGACGGCCAAGACGCTCGGCCTGATCGGCCCGAAGACGGCTCCGTGGCAAGTGGTTTCGCTGCTGGTGGACGGGCCGGTGCTGTCGAAACAGGCGGCGCTGCTGGAGCACGACACCCTGCCCGCCGACCCGGACCCGCGCAAGATCGAAGGCGCGCAGCCGGCAGGCGCGAGCGTAGGAGGCGGCTGA
- the eccA gene encoding type VII secretion AAA-ATPase EccA — protein MTEHLASLFGSAVGILASSQSRSFELFSEITTLDETACDAWVGRIRCGDTDRVTLFRAWYSRSNFGQLAGAAEIPMNSLNARIPIGGMFGDITYPINSPLAITMGFAVHEASIGNYADAMEALEDVPATGAEHLVSWVKAVIYGAAERWTDVIDEVRGAGSWPDKFLAAAAGVAHGVATANLGLFTEAERRLTESNSSPAGEACAPAIAWYLAMTRRSQGNEEAALALLEWLQATHPEPKVAAALRDPNYRLVTTTPEKIASRRDPWDAASVVADTSGRERLLAEAQAELDRQIGLTRVKEQIDAYRAATQMAKVRAARGMKVAQASKHMIFAGPPGTGKTTIARVVANILAGLGVIAEPKLVESSRKDFVAEYEGQSAVKTSRTIDRAVGGVLFIDEAYTLVQERDGRADPFGTEALDTLLARMENDRDRLVVIIAGYSADIDRLLETNDGLRSRFATRIEFDSYTPDEIVDIAKVIAAANDSTLDEEAAKRVLDAATLLSERSLNGKPALDIAGNGRYARQLVEAGEQSRDMRLSRSVDFDSLGVEQLSEINGEDMAAAISAIHARLNINE, from the coding sequence ATGACTGAGCATCTAGCCAGCCTCTTCGGCAGCGCCGTCGGCATACTGGCCAGCTCCCAATCGCGTTCGTTCGAATTGTTCAGCGAGATCACGACTCTCGACGAGACGGCATGCGACGCATGGGTGGGCCGGATCCGCTGCGGAGACACCGACCGGGTGACACTGTTCCGCGCCTGGTATTCGCGGTCGAACTTCGGGCAACTCGCTGGGGCCGCCGAGATTCCGATGAACAGCCTCAACGCCAGGATCCCGATCGGCGGGATGTTCGGCGACATCACCTATCCGATCAACTCGCCGCTGGCGATCACGATGGGTTTCGCGGTGCACGAGGCGTCGATAGGTAACTACGCCGACGCGATGGAGGCGCTGGAGGACGTCCCGGCCACCGGCGCAGAGCATTTGGTGTCCTGGGTCAAGGCGGTGATCTACGGCGCCGCCGAGCGGTGGACCGACGTGATCGACGAGGTGCGGGGTGCCGGTAGCTGGCCGGACAAGTTCCTGGCCGCTGCGGCCGGGGTCGCACACGGGGTGGCGACGGCAAACCTCGGGCTGTTCACCGAAGCCGAACGCCGCCTGACCGAATCCAATTCGTCGCCGGCGGGGGAGGCGTGCGCGCCGGCGATTGCCTGGTATCTGGCGATGACCCGCCGGAGTCAAGGCAACGAGGAAGCCGCCCTGGCCCTGCTCGAGTGGCTGCAGGCCACCCACCCGGAGCCGAAAGTCGCTGCCGCGCTGCGAGATCCGAATTACCGACTGGTGACCACCACGCCGGAGAAGATCGCGTCGCGACGCGACCCGTGGGATGCGGCCAGCGTCGTCGCGGATACGTCGGGTCGGGAGAGGTTGCTCGCCGAGGCGCAGGCCGAACTCGACCGGCAGATCGGCCTGACCCGCGTCAAGGAGCAGATCGACGCCTACCGCGCGGCCACCCAGATGGCCAAGGTCCGCGCCGCGCGCGGTATGAAGGTCGCCCAGGCCAGCAAGCACATGATCTTCGCAGGCCCACCGGGCACGGGTAAGACGACCATCGCGCGGGTGGTGGCCAACATCCTCGCGGGCCTGGGCGTCATCGCCGAACCCAAGCTGGTCGAGTCCTCCCGCAAAGACTTCGTCGCCGAATACGAAGGCCAGTCCGCGGTGAAGACCAGTCGCACCATCGATCGGGCCGTCGGCGGCGTGTTGTTCATCGACGAGGCGTACACACTGGTCCAGGAGCGCGACGGGCGCGCCGACCCATTCGGCACCGAAGCCCTGGACACCCTGCTGGCGCGGATGGAGAACGACCGCGACCGCCTGGTGGTGATCATCGCCGGGTACAGCGCCGACATCGACCGCCTGCTGGAGACCAACGACGGGCTGCGGTCGCGGTTCGCCACCCGTATCGAGTTCGACTCGTACACACCCGACGAGATCGTCGACATCGCGAAAGTCATTGCCGCCGCCAACGACTCGACTCTCGACGAGGAAGCCGCCAAGCGGGTGCTCGACGCGGCCACGCTGCTGTCGGAGCGGTCGCTGAACGGCAAACCCGCGCTCGACATCGCGGGCAACGGCCGGTATGCGCGTCAACTGGTGGAGGCGGGCGAGCAGAGCAGGGACATGCGACTGTCGCGGTCGGTGGACTTCGACAGCCTGGGCGTCGAGCAGCTCAGCGAGATCAACGGGGAGGACATGGCCGCCGCGATATCGGCGATCCATGCCCGCCTGAACATCAACGAGTAA
- a CDS encoding YbaB/EbfC family DNA-binding protein, translating to MATSPHDSDDERDDLAALDFSAADDEQGQSVLDALAGYAEETVEDEQAQLFTVTNPPGTVTVTTYLDGRVKHIDLSPKVTEMTEADLADEIVVIAQLATQDARSAQYAHMLEGMRQQGHDDVATRDFLTRDLDLPTPEEAKEARAQLFSTRYAGGHD from the coding sequence TTGGCCACCTCCCCACACGATTCCGACGACGAGCGCGACGATCTGGCCGCGCTCGACTTCTCGGCCGCCGACGACGAGCAGGGCCAGTCCGTTCTCGACGCGTTGGCCGGCTACGCCGAAGAGACCGTGGAGGACGAGCAGGCGCAGCTGTTCACCGTGACCAACCCGCCAGGCACGGTCACGGTGACCACCTACCTGGACGGCCGCGTCAAGCACATCGACCTGTCACCGAAGGTGACCGAGATGACCGAAGCCGATCTCGCCGACGAGATCGTTGTCATCGCCCAGTTGGCCACCCAGGACGCCAGATCAGCCCAGTACGCCCACATGCTCGAAGGCATGCGGCAGCAGGGCCACGACGACGTCGCAACCCGCGACTTCCTTACCCGAGATCTGGATCTGCCCACTCCGGAAGAGGCCAAAGAGGCTCGGGCGCAACTGTTTTCAACTAGATATGCAGGTGGTCATGACTGA
- a CDS encoding ESX secretion-associated protein EspG, giving the protein MTSPPTHFDDVVGVEVTIDGMLVIADRLNVMDFPVALGIRQNIPQEDLRNIVWEQVARDLTAQGVLDVFGEPHPEVAAMVDTLSRADRTLEGRWWRRDVGGKMVRFVVCRKGDRHVVAARDGDMLVLQRVAPQVGLAGMVTTVLGTATPADVEPLTGVASKLAECTSANQLSQYGIAPSSARAYAEIIANPASWVEIIASERHPGGTQTQTDVAAGVLDSKQGRIVSIPRRVNGELYGSFLPGGQDNLQRALDGLVEFLPSHKWFDHHTDGNTDGYQD; this is encoded by the coding sequence ATGACAAGTCCGCCAACGCATTTCGACGACGTGGTTGGCGTCGAGGTCACCATCGACGGAATGCTCGTCATCGCCGACCGGCTCAACGTGATGGATTTTCCCGTCGCCCTTGGCATCCGGCAGAACATTCCGCAGGAAGACCTGCGCAACATCGTCTGGGAGCAGGTGGCCCGCGACCTGACCGCGCAGGGCGTCCTCGACGTCTTCGGCGAACCGCATCCCGAGGTGGCGGCCATGGTCGACACCCTGAGTCGCGCCGACCGGACCCTGGAAGGCCGGTGGTGGCGCCGCGACGTCGGTGGCAAGATGGTCCGCTTCGTGGTGTGTCGTAAGGGGGATCGCCATGTTGTTGCCGCGCGCGACGGTGACATGCTCGTGTTGCAACGCGTCGCGCCCCAGGTCGGGCTGGCGGGCATGGTGACGACGGTGCTCGGCACCGCCACCCCGGCCGATGTCGAACCGCTGACCGGTGTGGCAAGCAAATTGGCTGAATGCACCTCGGCAAACCAGCTGTCGCAATACGGCATCGCGCCGTCGTCGGCGCGCGCGTACGCCGAGATCATCGCGAATCCCGCCAGCTGGGTCGAGATCATCGCCAGCGAGCGGCATCCCGGCGGTACCCAGACCCAGACCGACGTCGCGGCCGGCGTGCTCGACTCGAAACAGGGCCGCATCGTGTCGATCCCGCGGCGGGTCAACGGCGAACTGTACGGCAGCTTCCTGCCCGGCGGGCAGGACAACCTGCAGCGCGCACTCGACGGGCTCGTCGAGTTCCTGCCGTCGCACAAGTGGTTCGACCACCACACCGACGGAAACACCGACGGATATCAGGACTGA
- a CDS encoding type VII secretion target — MEGKGTQDMPGDELRVVTAHLTELAGTQGRAAAAIRSATAVADGADGVVRQTHGAVASASASALTAVLAARRTAATRMADISADLSAKLSAAAKQYEQADEAMTGVLRSQMQTGQS, encoded by the coding sequence ATGGAAGGTAAGGGAACGCAAGACATGCCCGGCGACGAGTTGCGTGTTGTGACGGCCCATTTGACCGAGCTGGCCGGTACGCAGGGCCGCGCGGCGGCTGCGATTAGATCGGCGACGGCGGTGGCCGACGGCGCCGACGGAGTGGTCAGGCAGACCCACGGCGCTGTCGCTTCCGCCTCGGCAAGTGCGCTGACGGCGGTGTTGGCGGCGCGTCGAACCGCGGCGACTCGGATGGCCGACATCTCAGCGGATTTGAGCGCCAAGCTCTCCGCGGCAGCGAAGCAATACGAGCAGGCTGACGAAGCGATGACCGGCGTGTTGCGCAGCCAGATGCAAACAGGGCAATCATGA
- a CDS encoding EspA/EspE family type VII secretion system effector, giving the protein MKVNGALFEHGRTVIGGLKDATGQGAPDPGEAFDRAQRAFDDVNDTLKSAAPTGWHGPGSYTYADQNTRQQLRSEAMAGADREVYRVLRREADQIALCRGHLDDQSQFLADTSAASPLHGAPRYGEAMKLAVEMTALQSALGESCYRLNLLRSEVAQNAAELQQAVGRYAGVADAAGLPHVSVRDTFDACDPVVLPARDGR; this is encoded by the coding sequence GTGAAGGTCAATGGCGCGCTGTTCGAGCACGGCAGGACGGTCATCGGCGGCCTCAAGGACGCGACTGGGCAGGGCGCGCCTGACCCCGGTGAGGCCTTCGACCGGGCGCAACGCGCGTTCGACGATGTCAACGACACGCTGAAGTCGGCCGCACCAACCGGCTGGCACGGCCCCGGCTCCTACACCTACGCGGATCAAAACACGCGGCAGCAACTGCGGTCAGAGGCCATGGCCGGTGCCGACCGCGAGGTGTACAGGGTGCTGCGCCGCGAGGCCGACCAGATCGCGCTGTGTCGCGGCCACCTCGACGACCAGAGTCAGTTCCTCGCGGACACCAGCGCCGCCTCGCCGCTGCACGGCGCCCCGCGGTACGGCGAGGCCATGAAACTGGCTGTCGAGATGACCGCCCTGCAGTCCGCCCTCGGCGAGAGCTGCTATCGGCTGAACCTGCTTCGGTCCGAGGTGGCGCAGAACGCCGCCGAACTGCAGCAGGCGGTCGGGCGGTACGCGGGCGTCGCCGATGCGGCCGGACTGCCGCACGTGTCGGTGCGGGATACCTTTGATGCCTGCGATCCGGTCGTGCTACCAGCGCGGGATGGAAGGTAA
- a CDS encoding helix-turn-helix domain-containing protein, whose protein sequence is MTDVDPGLVRAGAAAAARRRELDISQRSLAADGIINAGALIAFEKGRSWPRERTRAKLEKVLQWPPGTIARLRNGEPAAPDKPTEPDADEGPLIAQAIVAAVHSLGDAIDALPPVDDAQYTPRVAAILADLRQLEAVAARAARIGQVTPALIKALGTVRRQIDDLTNLAAAAPRATLGQRLYASRRRANLTLAETAQAAGVSEDDIAHAEAEQPVSAASVDAIEALLKQLD, encoded by the coding sequence ATGACAGACGTCGACCCCGGACTGGTGCGCGCCGGAGCGGCGGCCGCCGCCCGCCGACGCGAACTCGACATCAGCCAGCGCAGCCTCGCCGCCGACGGAATCATCAACGCCGGCGCGCTGATCGCGTTCGAGAAGGGCCGCAGTTGGCCGCGTGAACGCACCCGAGCAAAGCTGGAAAAGGTCCTGCAGTGGCCTCCCGGCACCATCGCCCGACTGCGCAACGGTGAGCCCGCAGCACCGGACAAGCCGACCGAACCGGACGCGGATGAAGGGCCCTTGATCGCGCAGGCCATCGTCGCTGCGGTGCACTCACTGGGCGACGCAATCGATGCGCTACCCCCCGTCGACGACGCGCAGTACACGCCGCGCGTCGCAGCGATCCTCGCTGACCTGCGTCAGCTCGAGGCGGTCGCCGCCCGCGCGGCTCGCATCGGCCAGGTCACCCCGGCGCTGATCAAGGCCCTCGGCACGGTGCGGCGTCAGATCGACGACCTGACCAACCTCGCCGCGGCCGCGCCGCGCGCGACGCTCGGTCAGCGGCTCTACGCCAGTCGCAGGCGCGCCAATCTCACTCTCGCCGAAACCGCGCAAGCCGCAGGCGTTTCCGAGGACGACATCGCGCACGCCGAAGCGGAGCAACCGGTGTCTGCCGCCTCGGTCGACGCGATCGAGGCGCTGCTCAAACAGCTCGACTAG
- a CDS encoding WhiB family transcriptional regulator, which translates to MNTPEWEETPIGACTRDPERWTTRADEEAKAICRECPRRWMCAREACELPRAEGLWAGIVIPEGGRGRTFALRQLRSLAERNGYPVRDRRLFAESA; encoded by the coding sequence ATGAACACACCGGAGTGGGAAGAGACCCCGATCGGCGCATGCACCCGCGACCCTGAGCGGTGGACCACCAGAGCTGACGAGGAAGCGAAGGCCATCTGCCGGGAATGCCCGCGGCGTTGGATGTGCGCGCGCGAGGCGTGTGAGCTGCCGCGGGCCGAGGGACTGTGGGCAGGCATCGTCATCCCCGAGGGCGGCCGTGGCAGGACGTTTGCCCTGCGGCAGTTGCGGTCGCTGGCCGAGCGCAACGGATACCCGGTCCGCGACCGCCGGTTGTTCGCGGAATCGGCCTGA
- a CDS encoding acyl-CoA carboxylase subunit beta, translating to MPEDPMRDDYAELLRRRALTEDAARPDAVERRHAAGGRTARENVDDLVDPGSFVEYGRFAIAAQRFRRDVDDLIARTPADGLVAGTARINGGACAVLSYDYTVLAGTQGALGHRKKDRLFELIERMRLPTVFFAEGGGGRPGDTDYPTVSALDARAFKLWAALSGLVPRIAIVKGRCFAGNAVIAGCADLIVATDDASIGMGGPAMIAGGGLGDVAADDVGPISMQAPNGVVDVVVADEAEAVAVTKRLLGYFQGATKPGPASDQTRLRTMIPERERRAYKVNPIIETLADEGSVTFLRESFAREMVTALARIEGRPVGVIANNTMVMAGAITAAAADKAARFLQLCDAFGLPVVSLVDCPGYMVGPAAEAEALVRRASRMLVAGAALRVPLVAVVLRRGYGLGAQAMVGGSLHEPLLTVAWPGAHLGPMGLEGAVRLGLRKELEKIVDDAEREERVRQATAAAEANAKALNAAALFEIDDVIDPADTRDLIAATLSAAAAEAQPHRGRRFVDTW from the coding sequence ATGCCTGAGGACCCCATGCGCGACGACTACGCGGAGTTGTTGAGACGGCGTGCGCTCACCGAGGACGCGGCCCGCCCCGATGCCGTCGAGCGCAGGCACGCCGCAGGTGGGCGCACCGCCCGCGAGAACGTCGACGATCTCGTCGACCCGGGTTCCTTCGTCGAGTACGGCCGGTTCGCCATCGCGGCGCAGCGGTTCCGCCGCGACGTCGACGACCTGATCGCGCGCACCCCTGCAGACGGCCTCGTCGCGGGCACGGCCCGCATCAACGGCGGCGCATGCGCCGTCCTCTCCTACGACTACACAGTGCTGGCTGGCACCCAGGGCGCGCTGGGACACCGCAAGAAGGACAGGCTGTTCGAACTCATCGAGCGGATGCGGCTACCCACGGTGTTCTTCGCCGAAGGCGGCGGCGGACGCCCCGGGGACACCGACTACCCGACGGTCTCGGCGCTGGACGCCCGCGCCTTCAAACTGTGGGCGGCGCTGTCGGGACTGGTGCCGCGGATCGCGATCGTCAAGGGCCGCTGCTTCGCCGGTAACGCGGTGATCGCCGGATGCGCCGATCTGATCGTGGCCACCGACGACGCGTCGATCGGCATGGGCGGACCCGCGATGATCGCGGGCGGTGGCCTCGGGGACGTCGCCGCCGACGACGTCGGCCCGATCTCGATGCAGGCGCCCAACGGCGTCGTCGACGTCGTGGTGGCCGACGAAGCCGAGGCCGTCGCCGTGACCAAACGACTACTCGGCTACTTCCAGGGCGCGACCAAGCCCGGCCCGGCCAGCGACCAAACACGTTTGCGCACAATGATCCCCGAGCGCGAACGGCGTGCGTACAAGGTGAACCCGATCATCGAGACGTTGGCCGACGAAGGCTCGGTGACGTTTCTGCGCGAGAGCTTCGCCAGGGAGATGGTGACCGCGTTGGCCAGGATCGAAGGCCGCCCGGTAGGCGTCATCGCGAACAACACCATGGTGATGGCGGGTGCCATCACGGCTGCGGCCGCCGACAAGGCCGCCCGGTTTCTGCAACTCTGCGATGCCTTCGGGTTGCCGGTGGTGTCGCTGGTCGACTGTCCCGGCTACATGGTCGGGCCGGCGGCGGAGGCAGAAGCGTTGGTGCGCCGGGCCTCTCGCATGTTGGTGGCGGGCGCCGCCCTACGTGTGCCGTTGGTAGCGGTGGTGCTGCGCCGCGGCTACGGGCTTGGCGCGCAGGCGATGGTCGGCGGCAGTCTGCACGAACCGTTGCTCACGGTCGCGTGGCCCGGCGCGCACCTCGGACCGATGGGGCTGGAGGGCGCGGTTCGGTTGGGCCTGCGCAAGGAACTCGAGAAGATCGTCGATGACGCGGAACGCGAGGAACGGGTTCGGCAGGCGACGGCCGCGGCGGAAGCAAATGCCAAGGCGCTCAACGCCGCTGCGCTGTTCGAAATCGACGATGTGATCGACCCCGCCGATACCCGCGATCTGATCGCAGCGACACTGTCCGCCGCCGCGGCAGAAGCTCAACCGCACCGCGGCCGGCGGTTCGTCGATACCTGGTAG
- a CDS encoding EVE domain-containing protein, with amino-acid sequence MTAWMNTVSRDHVLRGVRGRFTQANHGKPHMLKKMAKGDWIVFYSPKTDYPKGEPLQAFTAIGQVVDDEPYQDFQTWRRTVDFLECTETPIRPLLEKLEFIEDKTRWGYKFRAGVFKISDQDFDVLRSAMTDSG; translated from the coding sequence ATGACTGCATGGATGAACACCGTCAGCCGTGACCACGTCCTGCGTGGGGTGCGGGGCCGCTTCACACAGGCCAACCACGGCAAGCCGCACATGTTGAAGAAGATGGCCAAGGGGGACTGGATCGTCTTCTATTCGCCGAAGACCGATTATCCGAAGGGTGAGCCGTTGCAGGCGTTCACCGCGATCGGCCAAGTCGTCGACGACGAGCCCTATCAGGATTTCCAGACGTGGCGACGCACCGTCGACTTCCTGGAGTGCACCGAGACTCCGATTCGCCCGCTGCTCGAGAAGCTCGAGTTCATCGAGGACAAGACGCGGTGGGGATACAAGTTCCGGGCTGGAGTGTTCAAGATCAGCGACCAGGACTTCGACGTGCTCCGTTCGGCGATGACCGACTCCGGCTGA